Proteins encoded within one genomic window of Rhododendron vialii isolate Sample 1 chromosome 1a, ASM3025357v1:
- the LOC131306626 gene encoding uncharacterized protein LOC131306626, with translation MAGYASMKMKRKDLEEVNDDFSDFSLSSPARKIRRLDADLPPIMEEEEPEVLFGFNPRPMGDEHIPSYMEQTGGLGSCPIIGESSTVPGNEERALVLFRPMSTPLLLSPSNFSVSVNSDIISGIKSQMVWSAQSNGVKSKEDEAERQGFNTTIANESLAIVPWVPSQVPSPQGIEVPEAELMESDDAGVATMDIEETNVVAEPGKEWQLSGMTNGFSNQWQQQHCMVPQLPQNTSTPIVWYP, from the exons ATGGCAGGGTATGCGTCGATGAAGATGAAGAGGAAGGACCTCGAAGAAGTCAACGACGACTTCTCCGACTTTTCCCTCTCCTCTCCCGCCAGAAAAATACGCAgactg GATGCTGATTTGCCGCCAATAATGGAAGAGGAAGAGCCAGAGGTTCTGTTTGGTTTCAATCCACGACCAATGGGTGACGAGCATATTCCGAGCTACATGGAGCAAACAGGAGGTTTAGGTTCTTGTCCAATAATAGGGGAATCGTCTACTGTACCCGGAAATGAAGAGAGGGCACTTGTGCTTTTCAGGCCTATGAGCACACCTTTGTTGCTTTCTCCTTCAAACTTTTCTGTCTCAGTCAATTCTGACATCATTTCAGGCATCAAAA GTCAAATGGTTTGGTCTGCCCAGTCCAATGGTGTGAAATCCAAGGAAGATGAAGCTGAAAGACAGGGTTTTAACACCACAATCGCAAATGAGAGCCTAGCAATTGTTCCATGGGTTCCTTCACAGGTTCCGTCACCACAAGGAATAGAAGTTCCTGAAGCAGAGTTGATGGAGTCTGATGATGCGGGAGTCGCCACCATGGATATTGAGGAAACCAATGTCGTTGCTGAGCCGGGGAAAGAATGGCAGTTAAGTGGGATGACCAATGGTTTCAGTAATCAGTGGCAACAACAGCATTGCATGGTTCCACAGCTTCCCCAAAACACCTCTACTCCAATTGTGTGGTATCCATAG